The genomic region CCTTAGTCTATAAAACCATCGCCGTGGGTTTCCCCCTGCTCACTATTGGAATCATTACCGGAGCGGCCTGGGCCAACTATGCCTGGGGGTCCTACTGGAGCTGGGACCCCAAAGAGACCTGGTCGCTGATTACCTGGTTTGTATACGCGATCTTCCTCCACGCCCGCTTTGCTCGCGAATGGCGGGGGAAGCGTACGGCGGTTATTTCGGTCATTGGTTTTGCCGCGGTTATTTTTACCTACTTTGGGGTGAATTATGTCCTTTCGGGATTGCACAGTTATGCTTGAGCTTCGCCAGAACGTCGTTACCCTACCTAAAACATATCGCCCATTGCCTATCGCCATTTTTTTGGAGGTGTTACCATGGATAGAAAGATCAAGATCAAAGCTGGGAATGTGGAAGCAGATGCGGGGTTGAACGATTCCCCGGCAGCCCAAAAAATCTGGGAGGCTCTCCCCATAGAAGCCAGGGCCAATACCTGGGGTGACGAAATTTATTTTGCCATCCCCGTGAAAGCCCCCCTGGAAAAAACGGCCCAGGAACTGGTGCAAGTGGGCGACCTGGGTTACTGGCCTACGGGCAACGCCTTCTGTATCTTCTTTGGCCCCACGCCCATGAGCCGGGGGGATGAAGTGCGTCCGGCGAGTGCCGTCAATGTCATCGGAAAGGTTGCGGGAGACGCCAAAGTTTTTAAAAAGGTCCCATCTGGGGCCAAAGTACGAATCGAAAAGAGGGAAGAATAGCCCTTGCTTTTCGTTCCCTTTTTGTTAAAATAAATAAAAGGGAGTTGGGGGAATGCCTATTTTTGAATACCATTGTCGGAGCTGCGAGGACGATTTTGAAAAGATTGTCTTCAATGCCAATACCGAGGTTAAGTGCCCCCGTTGC from Deltaproteobacteria bacterium harbors:
- a CDS encoding cyclophilin-like fold protein, giving the protein MDRKIKIKAGNVEADAGLNDSPAAQKIWEALPIEARANTWGDEIYFAIPVKAPLEKTAQELVQVGDLGYWPTGNAFCIFFGPTPMSRGDEVRPASAVNVIGKVAGDAKVFKKVPSGAKVRIEKREE